DNA sequence from the Centropristis striata isolate RG_2023a ecotype Rhode Island chromosome 17, C.striata_1.0, whole genome shotgun sequence genome:
TGGAAAGAGTTTTTGATAAGTTCCTTGGAGTGGTTATTGACCATAAGCTGCTCGAAGCCACATATTAACTtcttaaagaataaaatatcaaaagtatgGCAATTctacataaatgtaaaaatatcttaacaacAAACTCATTTAAAATTTTCTATCAATCCCTAATAAAACCATATATAACTTATTGCATAGAATTGTGGGGACTGGTACGtttctaatttttaaattaactcgAGTTGTAACaggcgtaataagctgcttcagccttttcggtccaaatgtctattatcaattttctttctctgtttacttattttttactttgatcaatgttttttttctggtttgttacttctgttttaatgacatgtatCGACCGAAATACACGGAAAACGAACAAACGAACCTTTTCAAGATTTGCAACTAAAGATGATTTTCATCGTAACATTAACAAAACATGTTTATCACAGTTACAGGAATCGTTTTTTAATGTTGGAAAAATTTACCTCGTTGACTTTTTCGTCTCCGTCCCTCTAGCTGTCCAATCTCTGTCAGAAAAGTCTGACCTGGAAACCGTGGTTAAAACTCTGGCTCCTGCCTTGCTGGCCGAGTTAGCCAAGATGAAGTCCTCACCATCATCTTCCTCGTCTAAAAAGCCCTCTCAAGGAAAGCCAAGTCTGCAGAAGAGCGAGGCAAGTTCTTCCTCTAAGACTAAGgttggtgtgtgagtgtgttcctTCCTTCGCAGCTAAACATGTTCTGAACTGGAATGACTGATGACGGGTTAAACTGGAAGCTTTAAAACCAGATGCAATATTATCCTTtataaccatttttaaaaagatgtttaTAATTACCGGCATTATATTTGGTCtaagcttgtttgttttttccccctttatgCTCAGTCTGCTAAATCCTCGCCTCCAACAATGGTGAAACTACAAAAGATTCAACGTTGTGTCACTCACAGAGATGTGATCGATGCTGTCGAGGTCTTTGGGAAAACCAAGTCAGTTGTGGTGTTTCGGTCCATCCAGGAGGTAAGTATAGAGGGACTGATGTGATTGCTACCAAACCCTATATCTGCTAATGCTTTGCCTTCCCATAACATGCAAATTAAAGTGGTCTTAGCTAAGTTTTATTCTGCTAGATTTGTCTGAAACGGGATCAAAACCCCAAAACCCTCAGACCcagaaatttaaaaatgaaattgcCTGTCTAATATTGACATTGCAAGCTTTTGGCCTTAGAAATGCAACTTAACAAGTAAACAAATGCTACagtttgtttaaccctttgatgcacaacatattgaccccccttctaatgcacatatatcttgtttttgataacagatcattatttccattttgcctctcatacttttatgaagaaaaacagtttttgtattattacatagctaactacttggctaagtagcttgctaagctaattacctagacaagaagttagcttagtagttagcttagcaagctacttagctaaatacttagctaagtagttagcttagcaagctacttggcTAAATACATAGCCAGGAAgtcagctaagtagttagcttagcaagctacttggctaaaaaatggatacgggtcatttttgacccatgttgtgcattagaagagcaaaaagggattttattaaaaaatgaataaagtataacataaaattaggatgtatgatgatcaaaaacaaactaattgaggaaaacctgggaaactgaatgatgaaaataatttattgtaaagatatagaacataaaaactctgtcgggtcactttagaccatgttgagcatcaaagggttaatttagTCAACAGAAGATAAACTACAGTCTTGGAAACTTATTGGAGTTTAGAGTATTTAATAGCACACCAGAACATGGCTAACTAATGTTTTATGTATGAATGTAATGAGTAGATGGTTCTGACGGTTGGACTAACACAAAGAtacgtgtgtttgtgctgctcaTGTAGGCGGTCGTGTGTTTTGAGAAAGAGGAAGACGCGAAGAAGTTGAAGAGTCTAAAATGCCTCGTTGTGAAAGACACGACAATCACTGTTGTCCATGAAGCGgtatttgacttttttgtctttccttCTGTGTGCCCAGGAAATGTACAGTTTAGGATTTGTCTGCTGTAGTTTGATCACACTGTCAACACATctcaatttgtttatttgtagaCGACATTTCCCAAGGAGCAAAAGAAGCCTCCTCAGAAGTAagatatgtcttttttggtcaacatATAACTGTTTGGTTGCTTCCTATAATTGTGTCGTCAGTGGGAAAATAAAACACCTTTACTGCTTTCtctggtaaatggtaaattttGTGTGTGCACTTATTCTGTAAACAAAGTTGGAACAAATCTATGCGCATATTAGTAAATGAGGTCAGTTAAAACTTGACCTTAAACCCCCATTTTCTCCTGCTTGACCCATAGAACTTTCTTTTATTCAACAGAAAACCTACCACGTCCAGTGTCTCCAACCCACAAACGAGTACCACAACCAAGGATCTTACACCTGACAAGCCTCTGTCTGAAAAACCTTCATCTTCACCTTCTGGAGCTTCAACAGACACACAAGTCTCGGTtcccaaaatgaaaaacaaatcagCCAAGCAGGATACCACTATGGCAAATACTAAGAAAGCTATGAAAAAGGCTGTGGTTGAGAAGAAAACACCCTCAGGATCCAAGCCCTCGACTCCAGAGAAACAGCCCGATGTAGAAAGTTCCGAGCCTAAAGAATCTGAAACCAAGAAGCCAGAACTTGACAAAGCCGATGATGTTGAAGATGGTGAACCAATGGAGATTGGGGGAATGGGAGGTAAAGTGGAAGAGCCCATGGAACTGGGAGCTTGTGCTGAGGGCCAAGAAGAAAAACCAACAACTACAGAGGCTGTAGCAGAAAATTCAACAGACAAATCCAGTGAGAGTCAACCACCAAACAGTGCAACTGAGACCCAACCAGCAGAAATCAAGACAGAGGCTGCAGAAAGCCCGACTGAAGCCGCCATGGAGGCAAATCAGTCAGGTCCAGAGTTGAAAACAGGTATGTTGGAGACCCTTTTAATACAAGATTCTAGTGAGATCACAATAAACCTTGAACCGAACACCATCAGTGTCAAAGCCGAGCCTCCAGCTGTGAAAAGTCAAACCCAGCCTCCTCCTTCTGAACTATTGGAGAGTGGATCACAACCTTCTCTGCTAACCAGTGGGCCAGGGGAATCCACCATCTCTGAGCCCATCACAGCAGGACCAAGTGGCAAAGCAACAAAGGAGGATGGTGAGGAACCAGGAACTGAGACCGCCATGGATTCAACTGAGGCAAATGAAGAGGTAGAGAAAGCAGACACATCGCCCGTGCCTGAAGAAAACCTTGAAGAAGGTCCACAAATTGACACGAACATTTTGCAGGAGCTCACCGAAGCAATTCGTATCCACAGACTCCAAAAGGGGAGCAGGTCCCAAAGTGAGGAGAAGGAGGTGAGGCTTGTTGTATAAATCTGTCTTAATTCATAGAATTTCTGACACAAACTGAGACAAAACATTGCATCAAGCctataaagcaggggtctcaaattacctactggaggcagtatcaaaatgaccaaaaaagacacaaaattactaaaaaaaaaagacacaaaataactaaaaaaatacacagaattaccgcaaaagacacaacatgatttatttttaaaaagacacaaaatgacccaaaaaagacacaaaatgacagaaataactaaattactttaaaaaaggcacagaatgacccaaaaaagacaaaatgaccaaaaaaatacacagaatttttatttttttaaagacacaattatatatatatatatatatatatatatatatatatatataaaaagactggaattaccaaaaaaagaaacaaaattaccaaaaaaagtaattaaagggaccttccacacccAACATggtaaactttcatatcaaggtgggggccataaaataaaagctccaaCAGAAGCAACACAAGCTCTGTAacagaaactgtcaaaaacacACCAGAAATGAAGGTAAACAACAGCAAGTCTCCCTTGTCTTATTCACCAAGTCCTTGtcaattaaacaattaaatgcagtaaattaatgGCTCAACAATTTATCTTATTgcctgtttgttttgtctttgttttccatCCAGGGTCAGGATGATTTTACAGATAACATCGACTCTTCAGACAGAAGTCCTTTTGATGAGCAACATTTCAATATGGATGACTTTGTCACTGTTGATGAAGTTGGTGATGATGTGGGAGACTCGAAACCCGAGCCTCGTAGCTCCGCCTTGTCTAAGAAGTCCTCCAGAGTGAGAAGTGAGAGGCAAAGCTCAGATTTGTCCTCCACTGGCAAGCGCATCTCAACCAGGTCTTTAAAAGACTCTAAGAGCCCAGCCTCTTCCTCGTCCAAGTCAACCAAAGGCTCAAGTTGTTCTAAGACGAGCTCCGTGTCACCGAAAAAGTCCAAAGACTTATCTGGTCCCTCCAAACAACCAGCCTCTGTCAGTGCCAGTAAGGCCTCTGTCTCTGCTTCAAAGTCTATTGAAACCTCTCCATCCCCTggtcagaaaacaaaacagagcaaGACCAAATCACCTGTCAAATCATCAAATCCTGCATCCTCCGGTCGTAGCACCCGCTCCTCCTCCGCTTCACATGACACCCAAAAGATGGCATCAGCAGCTACTGTTGAGGCTTCAATGGAGACTCATTCAGAGCTGCTGAAAGAAGAAGCAAAAGCCAAGGGGAGTGCAGTGGCAAAGTCTGACCACAAAGTGTCAGCAGAGGGCCTTACTGCAAAAACTGTTGAGTCAGAGATGCAGCCTTCTGCACAGAGACATGAGATGAGCCAAGCCCAGAGTTTAGAGATGGCTGCTAATGACGACAAACTCAAAGATACAGAACCtacagaggtggaggaggatgaAACATACAAAATCCTTGATCAAATGGATGAACTTGTGGAAAATGTCGACCAAGACAGCAGCTCTGAAGTGCAGCTAATTGGTCCAGAGGAAGGCCAGACTTTGCATGAGGAAAGCTCCAAGTGCAATGAAATGGAAACAGACAGTTCTTTACAAGTGTTAGACAGTGTAACCGAAAAGAAAGCAGCTACAGGTCAAGAAGACGGTTCCACTGTAAAGCAACTGTCCGAAGAAGATGCACCTTCAGCAGCTGACCAATCTGATAAAGATCCAGTAGATAAAGAACGTAAGACCGATAGTTTCCAAATGTTAGACACAGCTAGTAAACAAGTATCAAATGAAGACCAGCAAAACAAAGATACTTTGAAAGCTCCTGACGATGAAGTTCCTGAACAAGAAACCTTTGAGATATTAGATTCAATTGATGATCAAAGTGCGATAGAGGATGACGGGCAAAACCTTGAAGCTCCAAGTGATCCGAAGTCTAAAGAAGACATTCAGCccatggaggaagaggaagacacATATCAGGTAATTGATTCTGTGGAAGATCAGCCATCAACTGACAAGACGGGGAAAAGAAACCTAAAAGGAAAAGATGAAAGACCACCAAGGAGGAGTGGCCCCACAACCAGAACATCCAAAAGTGAAGAGAAGGACCAATCGCCCAAGAAACAGGACAGGACAGCTAAAAAATATGAGACACGGACGAAAAAAGGCAAAGAGGTCAAGGAGGAAATGGTTTATAAGATAGTGGATTCTGTTGAAGAAGAACAGGTACAAGATGTAGCCATTACAGAAGTGTCTGGTAGAAGAAGGAGTGcaagaggaaagaaggaagataaaataacattaacCCCAAAAGAGAGCACACCATCAAAGAAGAGTGAAAGTGTTTTACTGGCGAAGAGTGAGGAGGACACTATATCTCTGAAGGACGAGGTTATTAAGGATGATCGTCCAGCtacaaaaagaaaaggacaAAGAGGAAGACCAAAGAAAGCTGTTAAAACCACTAAAATAGAAAGTGCAACATTAAACAAGAGTGAAAATGATCCATCCGAAGAAGCAGAGACGTATCAGATCATTGATTCTGTGGAGGACGAGATGGTCGGCGATCAGCCCTCCACAGGACAGTCCGAAGAGAAAAAGTCTACAAACAATGACcagcagacagagaaaagttCTTCTTTAAAGGGTCCactgaagaaggaggaggaggaggaagagtatCAGATCGTAGACTCCCTAGAAGAAGCTCAAGAAGAGCTGACAAAAGATGAATGTCCTTTGAAACAAGAGGCATTGCGAAAAAAAGAAGATGCACCAACATGTGGTACCACAATTGTGGAAGCAACCAAAACAGTTGTCGTCAAAAAGGATACTTTCCATGAGATAGTTGATGATTTACAGGATGCAAATGATCCGTCTGCTGCAGAAGGGTCTGCTGCAGGAACTAAGGAAAGTGCCCCAACAACAGATATTAAGAAAGGAGGTAAATCAGCGACTAAATCCCAGAGTGATACAGACGTACTTGAAAAGGAGAACGATCAAAGTTCGCCTTGTGAAACGACAAGCGCTCTGGTGAGCCTGGACGAGgtgagcgaggaggaggaggactacCCTGAcgacgaggaagaggaggaagagcagaggaggagacaggCAGCTGCAAAGGAGAAGCAGATAGCCAAGGACCGGGAAGCAAAGAAGAGGAccagggagaaggaggagacaAGGGctaaggagagggaggagacaaagactaaggagaaggaggagaccAGGCCTAAAAAGAGGGAGGAGACAAGGTccaaggagagggaggagacaaGGCctaaggagagggaggagacaaGGTccaaggagagggaggagacaaGGTccagggagagggaggagacaaCCAccaaggagagggaggagacaaGAAccagggagagggaggagacgaGGACCAAGGAGAGAGAAGACAGGGAGCGAAGgagccgcagcagcagcagaggaggaggaggaggtgcagaaggAGTTGCGAGGAGGGCGAAGAACAGGGGGAGGGAAAAGGAGGAGACGGTGGAGGTAGACCCCAAGGAGCTGGTGACTCTGGATGAAGTGGGAGCAGATGAGGATGGAGAGGAAACGGCGCTGGGGAGCCAGGAACGGGATTTTGATATCATGGGGGAAGACCTGCAGGGGCTCGTCACTCTGGACGAGTTTGTAGACGAAGACGAAGACGATGAAGACGAAGAGGGGAACGCTGAGCAAAGCAGGCCGGAGACCCCCCAACACCACCAGGAGGACGAATCGGTGGACTCCTCAAAGCCACAGGTCAAAGTTTAAACACATTCAAGCTTTTAATTTAAACTGTTCTACAAATGCAAATGTTAAAGACctgctgtgtctgtttttagactTTAGATGAAACTGGAAATGATGAAGAGAAGtctgaagaaaagaaaaccgAGACGACTTCAAGATCTGCCAAGCGCAAACACGATGAGGACACAGGTGTGTGTTATTCTGTAATACAGAATGCAACGTTCTTGAACTATTGAGGTTTTCATTTATCCAGTTCAGGGGTCGGAAACCTTTACTAGGGttaatgacgtgatctaacgcagtgtcagttggtgtcattttttccccataaaaatctgattataaacagggaaataaatgtcaactaaaatgagaaaaaaatacaatccacgtttacattgcaacactatggtatataacacatttttacataatttgtcaaaacttttgaaaaaaatggttgtatttagaatatattctgctcaatattgatgaaatgtgtaaatgtagaaatacaaaaaaaaattcacttgatgttttttaaaattaagtaattatatatatatataagtccacttaaatacaatgtaggtggacgAAGTAttcaatatttatcatttttttgtggttacaccatttgacatcttgccaacccttaaaAATGTCCtgatggagccacaaaccttactTTGGGGCTACTTTACTTTGTCCCGTAGACTTTTTCTATGTCGTACATAAgcgacaaaataaaatacagtaaatgaagcaaaaatTCTCTATAAACaagtacaaaacaaaaataacgaAAACAAAACGAGTTCTTCACTAATTCGacttttcacaatattcaacaAGCTTCTTAATTCACTGTTAACTCCTGTGTAACCAACCACTCTCTCTCAGATT
Encoded proteins:
- the LOC131989552 gene encoding zinc finger protein 638-like isoform X2: MSHPHYNPYASGNQSSTQGQYGLSSIQAERDRQRQSSRHGPGANFSSYQAPSAPPANSGRMIPSLQPMDYRPEQNRAIVEENIERSVDMHISRAREEVRLLGKPMHQPIDQGSRFTSTQREEFPSSGTRMPPYPMSSTSDSLGHRHSGGERSSRSLAWLSDYKRSTADEPSNFYSSSTSSHYASGGDGRFNASSEKERDMQSIPGLGGFDPPPQDEPAAPPESTRPKYTPEVASDILQHFGLEKEDLEQLISYPEDQITPANLPYILWQIRNEKTKRETTAVHSKSRPEPKPTRNVSGMDSYSLSSSGGARIRQQEMSSSAVLQPSKVIDYGHTGKYTGGLGYETGKSTSSRADSGGSRGMLLMDTHDSSRHDREPPLKNTTEVKSGVLDLANDQMKPASRFGSLFSSILSSAAPSSNDQTRLQTQPNQTSQPMSSFSLPKKDTDIRVLKSETPKPILFKQPEVDKQAMLKEQPSSTLKPAAHPTRSGFVVIDKNYASGSKDQSKTRGQGSIAEPIIKQQQMPIQQQSKQQVQQTQKQPIQLQLKQETQKQPIQQQLQQQVPQTEKQQIQPQPQQQTQKQPIQQQLQQQVPQTEKQQIQPQPQQQTQMQPIQQPQTQQTPNQSVPQMGQAMWAPVFSVGQSVAPASHIPGITDHMQQTQFIPGGLSPVVVPPVPSQPALGLMNLMDLVLPASSRQPPADPPVNTDLPTVTVMQDYAAITPEIFPHTCSLCNNQCTVMKDWISHQNSGLHLENCKLLRIRFPLWDGQLALSARVGKGAKASPSTSSKTSQHRHQKSRRESSSSSRSPSPRHRHSSGGRRDKRRSRSPSPYIARQRRRSRSRSHSPWYDRPTSSRYRSRSRSHERRSSWRRSHERRSPPRRTRERRSSPRWSDERRSSSRSSEERRSPSRRSDKRRSPQLEKSSSAEGLAKKLLETSAVQSLSEKSDLETVVKTLAPALLAELAKMKSSPSSSSSKKPSQGKPSLQKSESAKSSPPTMVKLQKIQRCVTHRDVIDAVEVFGKTKSVVVFRSIQEAVVCFEKEEDAKKLKSLKCLVVKDTTITVVHEATTFPKEQKKPPQKKPTTSSVSNPQTSTTTKDLTPDKPLSEKPSSSPSGASTDTQVSVPKMKNKSAKQDTTMANTKKAMKKAVVEKKTPSGSKPSTPEKQPDVESSEPKESETKKPELDKADDVEDGEPMEIGGMGGKVEEPMELGACAEGQEEKPTTTEAVAENSTDKSSESQPPNSATETQPAEIKTEAAESPTEAAMEANQSGPELKTGMLETLLIQDSSEITINLEPNTISVKAEPPAVKSQTQPPPSELLESGSQPSLLTSGPGESTISEPITAGPSGKATKEDGEEPGTETAMDSTEANEEVEKADTSPVPEENLEEGPQIDTNILQELTEAIRIHRLQKGSRSQSEEKEGQDDFTDNIDSSDRSPFDEQHFNMDDFVTVDEVGDDVGDSKPEPRSSALSKKSSRVRSERQSSDLSSTGKRISTRSLKDSKSPASSSSKSTKGSSCSKTSSVSPKKSKDLSGPSKQPASVSASKASVSASKSIETSPSPGQKTKQSKTKSPVKSSNPASSGRSTRSSSASHDTQKMASAATVEASMETHSELLKEEAKAKGSAVAKSDHKVSAEGLTAKTVESEMQPSAQRHEMSQAQSLEMAANDDKLKDTEPTEVEEDETYKILDQMDELVENVDQDSSSEVQLIGPEEGQTLHEESSKCNEMETDSSLQVLDSVTEKKAATGQEDGSTVKQLSEEDAPSAADQSDKDPVDKERKTDSFQMLDTASKQVSNEDQQNKDTLKAPDDEVPEQETFEILDSIDDQSAIEDDGQNLEAPSDPKSKEDIQPMEEEEDTYQVIDSVEDQPSTDKTGKRNLKGKDERPPRRSGPTTRTSKSEEKDQSPKKQDRTAKKYETRTKKGKEVKEEMVYKIVDSVEEEQVQDVAITEVSGRRRSARGKKEDKITLTPKESTPSKKSESVLLAKSEEDTISLKDEVIKDDRPATKRKGQRGRPKKAVKTTKIESATLNKSENDPSEEAETYQIIDSVEDEMVGDQPSTGQSEEKKSTNNDQQTEKSSSLKGPLKKEEEEEEYQIVDSLEEAQEELTKDECPLKQEALRKKEDAPTCGTTIVEATKTVVVKKDTFHEIVDDLQDANDPSAAEGSAAGTKESAPTTDIKKGGKSATKSQSDTDVLEKENDQSSPCETTSALVSLDEVSEEEEDYPDDEEEEEEQRRRQAAAKEKQIAKDREAKKRTREKEETRAKEREETKTKEKEETRPKKREETRSKEREETRPKEREETRSKEREETRSREREETTTKEREETRTREREETRTKEREDRERRSRSSSRGGGGGAEGVARRAKNRGREKEETVEVDPKELVTLDEVGADEDGEETALGSQERDFDIMGEDLQGLVTLDEFVDEDEDDEDEEGNAEQSRPETPQHHQEDESVDSSKPQTLDETGNDEEKSEEKKTETTSRSAKRKHDEDTVLEASLNSTDQVGALEEEEPVKTKTRGRAKKKTRQTPVRKSTRGKNVTEEEEKEPACSDVLPPTPLDKHLSVSQPEIQKTETEVETENQADLDAASAGQEPQQEHPENQEHPENQEHPENQEHPENQEHPENQEHPENQELEEYVKEGEEEEEGWSRADSKAVSKQRRDPVGPEAKRSRSDVRLTPFRPNNPLGQEFIVPRLGYFCNLCCVFYLNESSARELHCCSQRHYHNLQKHYEDLHQNPSGGSQGSGSD
- the LOC131989552 gene encoding zinc finger protein 638-like isoform X1, which encodes MSHPHYNPYASGNQSSTQGQYGLSSIQAERDRQRQSSRHGPGANFSSYQAPSAPPANSGRMIPSLQPMDYRPEQNRAIVEENIERSVDMHISRAREEVRLLGKPMHQPIDQGSRFTSTQREEFPSSGTRMPPYPMSSTSDSLGHRHSGGERSSRSLAWLSDYKRSTADEPSNFYSSSTSSHYASGGDGRFNASSEKERDMQSIPGLGGFDPPPQDEPAAPPESTRPKYTPEVASDILQHFGLEKEDLEQLISYPEDQITPANLPYILWQIRNEKTKRETTAVHSKSRPEPKPTRNVSGMDSYSLSSSGGARIRQQEMSSSAVLQPSKVIDYGHTGKYTGGLGYETGKSTSSRADSGGSRGMLLMDTHDSSRHDREPPLKNTTEVKSGVLDLANDQMKPASRFGSLFSSILSSAAPSSNDQTRLQTQPNQTSQPMSSFSLPKKDTDIRVLKSETPKPILFKQPEVDKQAMLKEQPSSTLKPAAHPTRSGFVVIDKNYASGSKDQSKTRGQGSIAEPIIKQQQMPIQQQSKQQVQQTQKQPIQLQLKQETQKQPIQQQLQQQVPQTEKQQIQPQPQQQTQKQPIQQQLQQQVPQTEKQQIQPQPQQQTQMQPIQQPQTQQTPNQSVPQMGQAMWAPVFSVGQSVAPASHIPGITDHMQQTQFIPGGLSPVVVPPVPSQPALGLMNLMDLVLPASSRQPPADPPVNTDLPTVTVMQDYAAITPEIFPHTCSLCNNQCTVMKDWISHQNSGLHLENCKLLRIRFPLWDGQLALSARVGKGAKASPSTSSKTSQHRHQKSRRESSSSSRSPSPRHRHSSGGRRDKRRSRSPSPYIARQRRRSRSRSHSPWYDRPTSSRYRSRSRSHERRSSWRRSHERRSPPRRTRERRSSPRWSDERRSSSRSSEERRSPSRRSDKRRSPQLEKSSSAEGLAKKLLETSAVQSLSEKSDLETVVKTLAPALLAELAKMKSSPSSSSSKKPSQGKPSLQKSEASSSSKTKSAKSSPPTMVKLQKIQRCVTHRDVIDAVEVFGKTKSVVVFRSIQEAVVCFEKEEDAKKLKSLKCLVVKDTTITVVHEATTFPKEQKKPPQKKPTTSSVSNPQTSTTTKDLTPDKPLSEKPSSSPSGASTDTQVSVPKMKNKSAKQDTTMANTKKAMKKAVVEKKTPSGSKPSTPEKQPDVESSEPKESETKKPELDKADDVEDGEPMEIGGMGGKVEEPMELGACAEGQEEKPTTTEAVAENSTDKSSESQPPNSATETQPAEIKTEAAESPTEAAMEANQSGPELKTGMLETLLIQDSSEITINLEPNTISVKAEPPAVKSQTQPPPSELLESGSQPSLLTSGPGESTISEPITAGPSGKATKEDGEEPGTETAMDSTEANEEVEKADTSPVPEENLEEGPQIDTNILQELTEAIRIHRLQKGSRSQSEEKEGQDDFTDNIDSSDRSPFDEQHFNMDDFVTVDEVGDDVGDSKPEPRSSALSKKSSRVRSERQSSDLSSTGKRISTRSLKDSKSPASSSSKSTKGSSCSKTSSVSPKKSKDLSGPSKQPASVSASKASVSASKSIETSPSPGQKTKQSKTKSPVKSSNPASSGRSTRSSSASHDTQKMASAATVEASMETHSELLKEEAKAKGSAVAKSDHKVSAEGLTAKTVESEMQPSAQRHEMSQAQSLEMAANDDKLKDTEPTEVEEDETYKILDQMDELVENVDQDSSSEVQLIGPEEGQTLHEESSKCNEMETDSSLQVLDSVTEKKAATGQEDGSTVKQLSEEDAPSAADQSDKDPVDKERKTDSFQMLDTASKQVSNEDQQNKDTLKAPDDEVPEQETFEILDSIDDQSAIEDDGQNLEAPSDPKSKEDIQPMEEEEDTYQVIDSVEDQPSTDKTGKRNLKGKDERPPRRSGPTTRTSKSEEKDQSPKKQDRTAKKYETRTKKGKEVKEEMVYKIVDSVEEEQVQDVAITEVSGRRRSARGKKEDKITLTPKESTPSKKSESVLLAKSEEDTISLKDEVIKDDRPATKRKGQRGRPKKAVKTTKIESATLNKSENDPSEEAETYQIIDSVEDEMVGDQPSTGQSEEKKSTNNDQQTEKSSSLKGPLKKEEEEEEYQIVDSLEEAQEELTKDECPLKQEALRKKEDAPTCGTTIVEATKTVVVKKDTFHEIVDDLQDANDPSAAEGSAAGTKESAPTTDIKKGGKSATKSQSDTDVLEKENDQSSPCETTSALVSLDEVSEEEEDYPDDEEEEEEQRRRQAAAKEKQIAKDREAKKRTREKEETRAKEREETKTKEKEETRPKKREETRSKEREETRPKEREETRSKEREETRSREREETTTKEREETRTREREETRTKEREDRERRSRSSSRGGGGGAEGVARRAKNRGREKEETVEVDPKELVTLDEVGADEDGEETALGSQERDFDIMGEDLQGLVTLDEFVDEDEDDEDEEGNAEQSRPETPQHHQEDESVDSSKPQTLDETGNDEEKSEEKKTETTSRSAKRKHDEDTVLEASLNSTDQVGALEEEEPVKTKTRGRAKKKTRQTPVRKSTRGKNVTEEEEKEPACSDVLPPTPLDKHLSVSQPEIQKTETEVETENQADLDAASAGQEPQQEHPENQEHPENQEHPENQEHPENQEHPENQEHPENQELEEYVKEGEEEEEGWSRADSKAVSKQRRDPVGPEAKRSRSDVRLTPFRPNNPLGQEFIVPRLGYFCNLCCVFYLNESSARELHCCSQRHYHNLQKHYEDLHQNPSGGSQGSGSD